One genomic segment of Vibrio quintilis includes these proteins:
- a CDS encoding 5-oxoprolinase subunit B family protein yields MDNQAIRYSFGGDEHLFAEVSESMSLSAFFQGLAMTNALKAQEIDGILDICLANASFQIRFNPDIIAPDELLNRVKTLENQSNAGKILQTRIVEIPVYYNDPWTHETLMRFRDRHQDPQSTDLEYAARINGYDSVDAFIEAHSASPWFVSMVGFVAGLPFMFQMVTQDKQIEVPKYLSPRTDSPRQTVGHGGCFGCIYSVKGAGGYQMFGITPVPIYDPQQTIRHLQSSMVFFRAGDIVRFKAIDREEYDQTLEAVENGQYTLRTRPFTFDLVAYQADPDDYKTQVTEALYVD; encoded by the coding sequence ATGGATAATCAGGCTATCAGATATAGCTTCGGCGGCGATGAACATCTGTTTGCCGAAGTTTCTGAGTCAATGTCACTGTCCGCTTTTTTTCAGGGGCTGGCCATGACAAACGCCCTGAAAGCACAGGAGATCGACGGCATTCTGGATATCTGTCTTGCCAATGCATCATTTCAGATCCGCTTTAATCCGGACATCATTGCTCCGGACGAGCTGCTGAACCGGGTGAAAACACTGGAAAATCAGAGCAATGCAGGAAAAATTCTTCAGACCCGGATTGTCGAAATTCCGGTGTACTACAATGATCCGTGGACACATGAAACACTGATGCGCTTTCGCGACCGTCATCAGGATCCACAGTCAACCGACCTGGAATATGCTGCCCGCATTAATGGTTACGATTCAGTTGACGCATTTATCGAAGCACACAGTGCTTCACCGTGGTTTGTGTCTATGGTTGGATTTGTCGCCGGCCTGCCATTTATGTTTCAGATGGTTACGCAGGATAAACAAATAGAAGTCCCTAAATATCTCAGCCCGCGGACCGATTCCCCCAGACAAACCGTCGGGCATGGCGGATGCTTCGGTTGTATCTATTCCGTAAAAGGGGCCGGCGGCTACCAAATGTTCGGCATCACCCCGGTGCCGATTTATGACCCACAGCAAACCATCCGGCATTTACAATCTTCCATGGTGTTTTTCCGGGCCGGAGATATCGTCCGGTTCAAAGCGATTGACCGGGAAGAATATGATCAGACACTTGAAGCAGTCGAAAACGGGCAATACACATTGCGTACCCGCCCGTTCACATTCGACCTTGTCGCCTATCAGGCCGATCCGGACGATTATAAAACACAGGTAACGGAGGCGTTGTATGTCGATTAA
- a CDS encoding 5-oxoprolinase subunit C family protein: MSIKVIQPGLSTTIQDGGREGFYHLGIPPSGAMDQYAMKAANLLVGNPENTAVLECALLGPELEFDTDSLIAVTGAYMSPVLDGDTMPLNTSLAVKAGQKLSFSYPRKGARAYLAIAGGLDLPDALGSLSTYVLGSLGGIEGRTLQAGDVLATGTPQQQAAPDRTIPQTLLQPIDKEVTLRFVPGLYNHRITTESMTQFCRDEWTVASEADRIGYRFKNGDPLDFKSRVQPFGAGSDPSNIVDACYPIGSIQVPAGKEPIVLLRDAVSGGGYAMIGTVISTDLDRIGQMQPNYKAKFEPVTVQQALEVRQHAGRRLKKLRAYLG, translated from the coding sequence ATGTCGATTAAAGTGATTCAGCCCGGCTTAAGTACCACCATTCAGGATGGAGGCCGGGAAGGCTTTTATCATCTGGGAATTCCGCCTTCCGGAGCCATGGATCAATATGCGATGAAAGCTGCGAATCTGCTGGTGGGAAACCCGGAAAATACTGCGGTGCTGGAGTGTGCCCTGCTCGGCCCGGAACTGGAATTCGACACAGACAGCCTGATTGCAGTGACCGGCGCTTATATGAGCCCGGTGCTCGACGGCGACACCATGCCACTCAATACCTCTCTGGCAGTAAAAGCCGGCCAGAAGCTAAGTTTCAGTTATCCGCGGAAAGGCGCGCGGGCTTATCTGGCGATTGCCGGCGGGCTGGATTTACCGGATGCCCTCGGCAGTCTGTCCACTTATGTGCTGGGCAGCCTCGGCGGTATTGAAGGCCGGACCCTGCAGGCCGGAGATGTGCTGGCAACCGGCACACCACAGCAACAGGCCGCACCGGACCGGACTATTCCGCAAACCCTGCTGCAACCGATAGATAAAGAAGTCACACTACGTTTTGTACCGGGCCTGTACAACCACCGCATCACAACAGAAAGCATGACTCAGTTTTGCCGTGATGAATGGACCGTTGCCAGCGAAGCCGATCGGATTGGCTACCGGTTTAAAAACGGTGATCCCCTTGATTTTAAATCCAGAGTCCAGCCATTCGGCGCAGGTTCTGACCCGTCAAATATCGTCGATGCCTGCTACCCAATCGGTTCAATTCAGGTGCCGGCAGGAAAAGAGCCGATCGTGTTACTGCGGGATGCCGTCTCCGGTGGCGGCTATGCCATGATCGGGACAGTGATCAGCACCGATCTTGACCGGATTGGTCAGATGCAGCCGAACTATAAGGCAAAGTTTGAACCGGTCACGGTTCAACAGGCACTGGAAGTCCGTCAGCACGCCGGCCGCCGGCTGAAAAAGCTCAGGGCTTATCTGGGCTGA
- a CDS encoding cation:proton antiporter domain-containing protein has translation MVSETGVLILIFVVLSLLFGALIKSLAKYFESPYSVILLIVGLTIGLFSRSDMALNLYPQLNQALLTLATIDPHLILLLFLPTLIFESAFGMESHLFKRMFSQIAVLAIPGLLLTTGLTATLAYYAFPWQWSWTVCLLFGALISATDPVAVVSLLKEVSSRKRLETLIEGESLLNDGTAIVLFSLFYGMLTLAGSAGTSLFSVSGHFLFVVLLGLVVGLVVGVVVLLWLGCLFNRPLVEITLTVSAAYLAYFIAENLFHVSGVVAVVTLGLMLASFGRIRISPEVAGFLHHFWQMMAHIANTLIFVLVGIIIAMRIRLDVVDWWLSLIVLYLGILLIRAVVITVLMPLLKRVGIGINREKAIVLIWGGLRGAVSLALALIISQDSLIDQELGDQILFLTAGVVVLTIIINSTSMSWVLGRLGLDKLPAAKQASLDKARYTVRELMQDDLQQLQASEFLRRANWTVLRQSFDEDTRKPPEADLSGVSEDALRIAFYRRLLETERQFYWSQFKQGAQTGPATTQLVNAVEVALDGEPELAPRLSLFRFWKTSRHLRFFNRIPLLKHMVMHFSFERLALSYDTARGFIQAQEAVARHIHDLAPSVQDAQEALAALEVNTAQTRSHVEALREYFPDLSYSLETHSAHRQMLNLERAHLQKIIDNGILDESEAQMLLHEVEFKLAHLKRRGHHMSSQEITDLLQQMSWAGGLKRKTLMALGRIAQRQIYNEGELIYAQNHHAGAMAVIIRGKVSVFSLQGERIAESGSLIGCCAFLTGTYQTSTKSMTPSELIWLNLPQLKAIASKDKHLTGVLAEALNREVHQT, from the coding sequence ATGGTGTCGGAAACCGGTGTCCTGATCCTGATATTTGTGGTTTTGTCGTTGCTGTTCGGAGCCTTAATCAAATCACTGGCGAAATATTTTGAATCCCCTTACAGCGTGATTCTGTTAATTGTCGGTTTGACTATTGGGCTGTTCAGCCGTTCTGATATGGCTCTGAATCTGTATCCGCAGCTCAATCAGGCTTTGCTGACGCTGGCCACGATAGACCCGCATCTGATTCTGCTGCTGTTTTTGCCAACCCTGATTTTTGAGTCCGCATTCGGTATGGAATCGCATCTGTTTAAACGGATGTTCAGCCAGATTGCCGTGCTGGCCATTCCCGGCCTGTTGCTGACCACGGGCCTGACTGCAACGCTGGCTTACTATGCCTTCCCCTGGCAATGGTCATGGACGGTCTGTTTGCTGTTCGGGGCGCTTATCTCTGCAACGGATCCGGTGGCGGTGGTGTCGCTGCTCAAAGAAGTCAGTTCCCGGAAAAGGCTGGAGACACTGATTGAAGGGGAGTCGCTGCTCAATGACGGCACAGCGATTGTTCTGTTTTCGCTGTTTTATGGCATGTTAACGCTTGCGGGCAGTGCCGGGACCAGTCTCTTCTCCGTCAGCGGCCATTTTCTGTTTGTGGTGTTGCTTGGGCTGGTTGTCGGGCTGGTTGTCGGCGTGGTGGTTCTGCTCTGGCTGGGTTGCCTGTTTAACCGGCCGCTGGTGGAAATAACCCTGACGGTGTCAGCGGCTTATCTTGCTTATTTTATTGCTGAAAATCTGTTTCACGTTTCCGGGGTGGTTGCGGTAGTGACGCTGGGATTAATGCTTGCCAGTTTCGGCCGGATTCGGATTTCACCGGAAGTCGCCGGGTTTCTCCATCATTTCTGGCAAATGATGGCACACATCGCCAACACGCTGATCTTCGTTCTGGTTGGTATTATTATCGCTATGCGGATTCGTCTGGATGTGGTGGACTGGTGGTTGTCACTGATTGTGCTTTATCTGGGAATTTTGTTGATCCGGGCCGTGGTGATCACCGTGCTGATGCCGTTGCTGAAACGTGTTGGTATCGGAATTAACCGGGAAAAAGCGATTGTCCTGATCTGGGGCGGGTTGCGGGGTGCGGTTTCCCTTGCTCTGGCGTTAATCATTAGCCAGGATTCTTTGATTGATCAGGAACTGGGGGATCAGATTCTGTTTCTGACTGCGGGCGTGGTGGTTTTAACCATTATTATTAATTCGACCTCAATGAGCTGGGTGCTTGGCAGGCTAGGGCTGGATAAGTTACCTGCGGCAAAACAGGCGTCACTGGATAAGGCAAGGTATACCGTCAGGGAACTGATGCAGGATGATTTACAACAGCTGCAAGCCAGTGAGTTTTTACGCCGGGCGAACTGGACGGTTTTGCGTCAGTCATTTGATGAAGACACCAGAAAACCACCGGAGGCTGATTTGTCCGGTGTCAGTGAAGACGCGCTGCGTATTGCTTTTTACCGTCGCCTGCTGGAAACCGAGCGCCAGTTTTACTGGTCGCAGTTTAAGCAGGGGGCACAGACCGGGCCTGCAACCACCCAGCTGGTCAATGCGGTTGAAGTGGCTTTAGACGGAGAGCCTGAGCTTGCACCGCGTCTGAGTTTATTCCGTTTCTGGAAAACGTCCCGTCATTTGCGGTTTTTCAACCGGATACCGCTGCTAAAACATATGGTGATGCATTTCTCGTTTGAGCGTCTGGCCCTGAGTTACGACACGGCCCGGGGATTTATTCAGGCGCAGGAAGCGGTTGCCCGGCATATTCACGACCTGGCACCGAGTGTACAGGATGCGCAGGAAGCACTTGCCGCGCTGGAAGTGAATACCGCACAAACCCGCTCACATGTGGAAGCTTTGCGCGAGTATTTTCCCGACCTGTCATATAGTCTGGAAACACACTCCGCCCATCGCCAGATGCTGAATCTGGAGCGGGCACACCTGCAAAAAATTATCGATAACGGCATACTGGATGAGAGCGAAGCGCAGATGCTGTTGCATGAAGTGGAGTTTAAACTGGCGCACCTGAAGCGTCGGGGCCACCATATGAGTTCTCAGGAAATTACTGATCTGCTACAGCAGATGTCATGGGCTGGCGGCCTGAAAAGAAAAACATTGATGGCGCTGGGCCGGATTGCGCAGCGGCAGATATATAACGAGGGGGAACTGATTTACGCACAAAATCATCATGCCGGTGCGATGGCGGTGATCATCCGCGGGAAAGTCAGTGTGTTCAGCCTGCAGGGAGAAAGAATCGCCGAATCCGGTTCGCTGATTGGCTGTTGTGCCTTCCTGACCGGCACGTATCAGACCAGCACCAAATCCATGACACCCAGTGAATTGATCTGGCTGAACTTACCGCAACTGAAAGCCATTGCTTCAAAGGATAAACACCTGACCGGCGTGCTGGCTGAAGCCCTGAACCGCGAGGTGCATCAGACTTAG
- a CDS encoding HAD family hydrolase: MNHVMLDIDGTLIQSYEFDEKCFLDAVSETTGIELVSDWETYPHVTDRGILQTFIQRQAPQYSLEELERLVKPVFIRHIEQALHNEPAREVPGAADFVSFLLQSEQHIVSVATGGWGETARLKLESAGFDTDSLIIASSNDHYSRTEIMAVARTKADATLQLPVTYFGDASWDIKACQALGVNLVIVGDRVSHHQQVDDFSQLSSVLSFLA, translated from the coding sequence ATGAACCACGTGATGCTGGATATTGATGGAACTCTGATTCAGTCATATGAATTTGATGAGAAATGTTTTCTGGATGCGGTCAGTGAAACGACCGGTATTGAACTGGTGAGTGACTGGGAAACCTATCCTCATGTGACTGACCGGGGAATTTTGCAAACTTTTATTCAGCGTCAGGCGCCACAATATTCCCTTGAAGAACTTGAGCGCCTCGTGAAGCCGGTTTTTATCCGTCATATTGAGCAAGCATTACACAATGAGCCTGCCAGAGAAGTTCCCGGCGCAGCAGACTTCGTTTCATTCCTGCTTCAGAGTGAACAACATATCGTTTCTGTTGCGACCGGAGGCTGGGGAGAGACGGCCCGGCTGAAACTTGAGTCCGCGGGCTTTGACACAGACAGCCTGATCATTGCGTCTTCAAATGATCATTACTCCCGCACTGAAATAATGGCAGTTGCCAGAACGAAAGCTGACGCGACATTACAGCTGCCCGTGACTTACTTTGGTGATGCTTCGTGGGATATCAAAGCCTGTCAGGCACTTGGCGTGAATCTGGTGATTGTGGGCGACCGGGTTTCACATCATCAGCAGGTAGATGATTTCTCTCAACTAAGCAGTGTATTAAGTTTTCTGGCTTAG
- a CDS encoding methyl-accepting chemotaxis protein, with translation MGKRNQSILNEEVTFNKDEELVSTTDLRGVITYANDAFCRVAGYSFDELLRKNHNIVRHPDMPKAAFKDLWDHLKAGQNWRGAVKNRCKDGRYYWVDAFVTPIYENNQLIGYQSVRTPLDVKMKKRAERLYARINRNQPIDPLAKLKAIQFRVIAALFLIGAIIALSTVAGMVTDLMIPLVFIGLFWPELSSKPKYEKQLKEKYDSVSRYVYNEDPDNIADFQLRMYEGKVRTILGRVTDSCQVMKQQAISLGDESVASQKNVEQESIELESVSSSLEEMVAAIEEVASNSATASDQVRLASDQCGQAVGQMTKVSSVISSVVRDVEKSTHSTQALSEKLDSINSLMEEIQGIAGQTNLLALNAAIEAARAGEQGRGFAVVADEVRSLSQRTHKTTESIQETMSQVLVALEELVKTMEESQKSAAGSIEAAEQTSNAIASLEDIVGNISDASLQISAATEQQSVVAKEINVNVSAIRDASQDNLRGATLVSDLSKDIREKSDRLSSMGRSFK, from the coding sequence ATGGGAAAACGAAATCAGTCGATCCTTAATGAAGAGGTGACATTCAACAAAGACGAAGAGTTAGTTTCCACGACCGATTTAAGAGGCGTCATTACCTATGCAAACGATGCTTTTTGTCGGGTGGCTGGTTATTCTTTCGACGAATTACTCCGGAAAAATCACAACATTGTCCGGCATCCGGATATGCCAAAGGCAGCGTTTAAAGATTTGTGGGATCATTTAAAAGCCGGACAAAACTGGCGTGGTGCAGTGAAGAACCGCTGTAAAGATGGCCGCTACTATTGGGTGGACGCCTTTGTCACACCCATCTATGAAAACAATCAACTGATTGGCTACCAGTCGGTCAGAACCCCGCTTGATGTAAAGATGAAAAAACGGGCTGAACGGCTTTACGCCAGAATTAACCGCAATCAGCCGATCGACCCGCTGGCGAAACTGAAAGCAATCCAGTTCCGGGTGATCGCTGCACTATTTCTGATCGGCGCTATCATCGCGCTCTCCACTGTGGCAGGTATGGTGACGGATCTGATGATTCCGCTTGTCTTTATTGGTTTATTCTGGCCTGAACTATCCAGCAAACCCAAATATGAAAAGCAGCTGAAAGAGAAATACGACAGTGTTTCCCGCTACGTTTATAACGAGGATCCGGATAATATCGCAGATTTTCAGCTGAGAATGTATGAAGGAAAAGTCCGCACGATTCTGGGCCGGGTGACAGACAGTTGTCAGGTCATGAAACAGCAGGCGATCTCTCTGGGCGATGAATCCGTTGCCTCACAAAAAAACGTTGAGCAGGAATCAATTGAGCTGGAAAGTGTTTCAAGCTCACTGGAAGAAATGGTTGCAGCCATCGAAGAAGTTGCCAGCAACAGTGCCACAGCCTCTGATCAGGTGAGGCTGGCATCTGACCAGTGTGGTCAGGCTGTCGGCCAGATGACAAAAGTCAGTTCGGTCATTAGCTCAGTGGTCAGAGATGTAGAAAAATCCACGCACTCAACGCAGGCACTGTCTGAAAAGCTCGATTCAATTAATTCGCTGATGGAAGAGATACAGGGCATCGCCGGACAAACCAATCTGCTGGCATTAAATGCAGCGATTGAGGCAGCCAGAGCCGGTGAACAGGGGCGCGGCTTTGCCGTGGTTGCCGATGAAGTCCGATCGTTGAGTCAGCGCACCCATAAAACAACCGAGAGTATTCAGGAAACCATGTCTCAGGTTTTGGTGGCACTGGAGGAACTGGTAAAAACGATGGAAGAGAGCCAGAAGTCTGCGGCTGGCTCTATCGAAGCGGCGGAACAGACAAGCAACGCCATTGCCTCTCTGGAGGATATTGTCGGAAATATATCCGATGCCTCTTTACAGATATCGGCGGCAACCGAACAACAGTCTGTGGTTGCCAAAGAAATCAATGTCAATGTTTCAGCCATACGGGATGCGTCTCAGGATAATTTAAGAGG